The proteins below come from a single Bacteroidota bacterium genomic window:
- a CDS encoding ABC transporter permease, which yields MIITKFIVKNVFRHKLRTALTILGLAIAVMAFGLLRTVVTAWNYGVDASSSTRLITRHAVSFIFPLPYNYRDQIAQIPGVKQVSFATWFGGVYKDNAPDAFFPRFAVDPESFFPVYNEFILPDDQLKAFISQRNGCVVGKKIADQFGFKIGDIITMQGDIFPGMWDFVVTGIYSGRDKTVDETQMIIQWAYLDESLKETSPSRVGYVGWYIVAIDKANQAGMVSESIDGLFSNSSAKTKTETEKAFQQGFVSMSSAILASLEIISFVIIGIILLVLGNTMIMSARERIREYAVLKALGFSSALVSGLIIGESVLIGFAGGLIGLALTFPIANAFGQAFPTIFPVFEVMPVTMILSVGFSLGVGLLASAFPAWKSGRTTIVDGLRQIE from the coding sequence ATGATTATCACCAAATTTATTGTTAAAAACGTCTTCCGGCACAAATTGCGGACGGCGTTGACCATCCTTGGTCTGGCCATTGCTGTTATGGCATTTGGCCTGCTTCGTACTGTGGTGACCGCCTGGAATTACGGCGTGGATGCCTCTTCGTCGACCCGCCTGATCACCAGACATGCGGTCTCGTTTATTTTTCCGCTACCCTATAATTACCGCGACCAGATTGCCCAGATTCCGGGTGTTAAGCAGGTTTCCTTTGCAACCTGGTTCGGTGGTGTTTATAAAGACAATGCCCCCGATGCTTTCTTCCCCCGGTTTGCGGTGGATCCGGAATCATTTTTCCCGGTTTATAACGAATTTATCCTGCCCGATGATCAGTTGAAGGCTTTCATCTCTCAACGGAACGGGTGTGTGGTGGGTAAGAAAATTGCCGACCAGTTCGGATTTAAAATCGGGGATATCATTACCATGCAGGGCGATATTTTCCCTGGGATGTGGGACTTTGTGGTGACCGGTATTTACTCTGGGCGCGACAAAACAGTCGATGAGACTCAGATGATCATTCAATGGGCTTACCTGGATGAATCACTGAAGGAAACCTCGCCCTCCCGTGTGGGTTATGTGGGCTGGTATATTGTAGCCATTGATAAGGCCAACCAGGCTGGAATGGTTTCAGAGTCGATTGATGGGTTGTTCAGTAACTCTTCCGCCAAAACCAAAACCGAAACAGAAAAAGCCTTTCAGCAGGGATTTGTTTCCATGTCGAGTGCCATTCTGGCTTCCCTCGAGATCATTTCCTTTGTTATCATAGGTATCATCCTTCTGGTTCTTGGAAATACCATGATCATGTCGGCCCGGGAACGGATCAGAGAATATGCCGTTCTGAAAGCGTTGGGATTTTCATCAGCTCTGGTATCGGGTTTAATTATCGGGGAATCGGTGCTGATCGGATTCGCAGGCGGACTGATTGGTCTGGCATTGACCTTTCCGATTGCCAATGCATTCGGTCAGGCATTCCCGACCATTTTCCCTGTCTTTGAAGTGATGCCGGTTACCATGATTCTCTCGGTCGGATTTTCACTGGGAGTCGGGTTGCTTGCTTCGGCCTTTCCTGCATGGAAATCGGGCCGGACCACCATCGTAGACGGTTTACGCCAGATCGAATAA
- a CDS encoding ABC transporter ATP-binding protein, whose protein sequence is MSDIVTVSGLTKLYYRGSIEIPVLQNLNLSVPSGEFLALMGPSGSGKTTLLNLISGIDRPTSGSIMVGGTDIATLSESQLAVWRSRNVGFIFQFYNLIPVLTAYENVELPLELTSLSKKQKKERVEAMLNLVGLGDRMDHYPKQLSGGQQQRVAIARAIVTDPAILIGDEPTGDLDRKSAGDILTLLERLNKELQKTIIMVTHDPHAAERAHTIRHLEKGELMAS, encoded by the coding sequence ATGAGTGATATTGTAACTGTCAGTGGTCTGACGAAATTATACTATCGGGGATCCATCGAGATTCCGGTACTGCAAAACCTGAATCTGTCGGTTCCATCCGGGGAATTTCTGGCCCTGATGGGTCCTTCAGGATCGGGAAAAACCACCCTGCTGAACCTGATTTCAGGAATTGATCGTCCCACCAGCGGCTCGATTATGGTGGGAGGAACCGACATCGCCACTCTGTCAGAGTCTCAGCTGGCTGTCTGGAGAAGCCGGAATGTGGGATTTATTTTCCAGTTTTATAACCTGATTCCCGTTCTCACAGCCTATGAAAATGTGGAGTTGCCGCTTGAGCTGACCTCGCTGAGCAAGAAACAGAAAAAAGAGCGGGTGGAAGCCATGCTCAATCTGGTGGGTCTGGGCGACAGAATGGATCACTATCCCAAGCAACTGTCGGGCGGGCAGCAGCAGCGGGTGGCCATTGCACGTGCCATCGTAACCGATCCGGCCATTCTGATTGGTGATGAGCCAACCGGAGATCTGGACCGCAAGTCGGCAGGTGACATTCTCACCTTGCTTGAGCGACTGAATAAGGAACTACAAAAAACCATTATCATGGTCACCCACGACCCCCATGCAGCTGAACGGGCACACACCATTCGCCACCTTGAAAAAGGTGAGCTCATGGCAAGCTGA
- the panB gene encoding 3-methyl-2-oxobutanoate hydroxymethyltransferase, with translation MSIEGSLKKVTTQTVREAKLTGTRLTMLTAYDFTMARLLDRAGIDIFLVGDSLGMVIAGYETTLPVTVDQMIYHSSAVVRGTTRALVITDMPFMSYQVTAEEALINAGRIMKESGVSGVKLEGGKAVAATINKIVSAGIPVMGHLGLTPQSIHQFGSYKVRAKEKTEAEQLISDARALEAAGCFAIVLEKVPAQLAAQVTASLSIPTIGIGAGPSCDGQVLVSYDMLGLFTEFKPRFARRYDDLGSRIIESARRYADDVRNKKFPSAEESY, from the coding sequence ATGAGCATTGAAGGATCGCTTAAAAAAGTAACCACGCAAACCGTCAGAGAAGCCAAGCTGACCGGCACCCGGCTCACCATGCTGACTGCCTATGACTTTACCATGGCCCGTCTGCTCGATCGGGCCGGCATCGATATTTTCCTGGTAGGCGATTCCCTTGGAATGGTGATTGCCGGCTATGAAACCACCCTTCCCGTCACTGTCGACCAGATGATTTATCACTCCAGTGCTGTGGTCCGTGGAACTACCCGAGCGCTGGTGATTACCGATATGCCCTTTATGTCCTATCAGGTAACAGCCGAGGAGGCCCTGATCAACGCAGGACGGATCATGAAGGAATCGGGGGTTTCCGGGGTTAAACTGGAAGGTGGCAAAGCCGTGGCTGCTACCATAAACAAGATTGTGTCGGCTGGTATACCGGTCATGGGTCACCTCGGCCTGACCCCGCAGAGTATTCACCAGTTTGGTTCCTATAAAGTCAGGGCCAAGGAAAAGACGGAAGCCGAACAATTGATATCGGATGCGCGTGCATTGGAAGCGGCCGGTTGTTTTGCAATCGTTTTAGAAAAAGTACCCGCCCAACTGGCCGCACAGGTGACCGCCAGCCTGTCCATTCCGACCATTGGAATCGGTGCCGGACCCTCCTGTGATGGTCAGGTGCTGGTCAGTTATGACATGCTCGGGTTATTCACCGAATTCAAGCCGCGCTTTGCCCGGCGTTATGATGATCTGGGGTCCAGAATCATTGAGTCGGCCCGCCGGTATGCCGATGATGTCCGAAATAAAAAATTCCCTTCAGCAGAAGAAAGTTACTGA
- a CDS encoding bifunctional UDP-3-O-[3-hydroxymyristoyl] N-acetylglucosamine deacetylase/3-hydroxyacyl-ACP dehydratase produces MIEKQRTINGDVTIRGVGLHTGHHTTLTFKPAPENYGYRFVRVDLPGHPEVPADVNYVVDLARGTTIQLGEARVHTVEHVLASLVGLQIDNCRIELDGPEPPVMDGSAKPIVDALMTVGTVEQQAMRDYLVIDQTIQYVDETKGIQIVGLPSDDFRLTVMVDYNNPALGSQHTGMFNIREFVNEFASARTFCFLTEVEMLAEAGLIQGGDIDNAVVIVDRKINPEELNRLKGKLGLQSELVLGENGILNNKELRYKNEPARHKLLDLMGDLALIGAPLKAQVLAARPGHAANIAFVKELRKLVEARKLTRKFQHVKKENIVFDIQAIEKILPHRYPFLLIDRITEFKLDEKITAIKNVTRNEPFFNGHFPGHPVMPGVLIVEAMAQAGGILLLNGMENVNETLVYFMSIDNCKFRKPVTPGDQLVIEIEMVSRKRKICSIKGKALVDGQVVCEADMMASIIERNS; encoded by the coding sequence ATGATCGAAAAACAGCGGACCATCAATGGTGATGTAACGATCCGCGGTGTGGGACTTCACACCGGGCATCACACCACACTGACCTTTAAACCGGCCCCTGAAAATTATGGTTACCGGTTTGTTCGGGTCGATTTACCCGGACACCCCGAAGTGCCTGCCGATGTGAACTATGTGGTGGATCTTGCACGCGGAACCACCATTCAGCTTGGAGAGGCCCGGGTTCATACCGTGGAACATGTTCTGGCTTCGCTGGTTGGATTGCAGATCGACAATTGCCGGATCGAACTGGATGGTCCGGAACCACCTGTGATGGATGGGTCGGCCAAACCCATTGTAGATGCCCTGATGACCGTGGGTACCGTTGAACAGCAGGCCATGCGGGATTATCTGGTCATTGATCAGACCATTCAGTATGTCGATGAAACAAAGGGTATTCAGATTGTTGGTCTGCCAAGCGATGATTTCCGTCTGACGGTTATGGTGGATTACAACAACCCAGCGCTTGGAAGTCAGCACACCGGTATGTTCAACATCCGTGAGTTCGTAAATGAATTTGCCTCTGCACGGACTTTTTGTTTTCTCACAGAAGTCGAAATGCTGGCCGAAGCAGGCCTCATTCAGGGTGGCGACATCGACAATGCAGTGGTTATCGTAGACCGGAAAATCAATCCGGAAGAATTGAACCGTTTAAAAGGAAAGCTCGGATTGCAATCTGAGCTGGTTCTGGGAGAAAACGGGATCTTAAATAACAAGGAACTGAGATATAAAAACGAACCGGCCCGGCATAAACTCCTTGACCTGATGGGCGATCTGGCACTCATTGGTGCCCCGCTGAAAGCGCAGGTTCTTGCAGCCCGTCCCGGCCATGCCGCCAACATTGCGTTCGTGAAGGAACTCAGAAAACTGGTCGAAGCCAGAAAGCTGACCAGGAAATTCCAGCATGTTAAAAAAGAAAACATTGTCTTTGATATCCAGGCCATCGAGAAAATCCTTCCCCATCGCTACCCGTTTCTGCTCATTGACCGGATCACCGAGTTTAAGCTTGATGAAAAGATCACAGCCATCAAAAACGTGACCCGGAATGAACCGTTTTTCAATGGGCATTTTCCCGGACATCCGGTAATGCCGGGCGTGCTGATCGTGGAAGCCATGGCACAAGCTGGTGGTATTCTTCTTCTCAACGGAATGGAAAATGTGAATGAAACGCTTGTTTATTTCATGAGCATTGATAATTGTAAATTCCGTAAACCGGTTACGCCGGGTGATCAGTTGGTGATAGAGATCGAAATGGTTTCCCGCAAACGGAAAATCTGCTCTATTAAAGGCAAGGCGTTGGTGGATGGGCAGGTGGTCTGCGAGGCAGACATGATGGCTTCAATAATCGAACGTAATTCCTGA
- the lpxA gene encoding acyl-ACP--UDP-N-acetylglucosamine O-acyltransferase — protein MSSQIHPTAIVSSKAVLGEGTSVGPFAVIEDDVIIGKDCVIGSSTLIGNGARLGDQVKVHHGAVVSTAPQDLKYKGEPTILSVGDRTVIREFCSLNRGTVHSNKTVIGSDCLLMAYVHVAHDSVVGNKVILANGVQVAGHVEIHEHAIIGGMTPVHQFTKIGAHAMIGGGFRATKDVPPYVLAGREPMVAEGLNLIGLRRRGFSRETIESLDTCFMILYRRGLNVSDALKAIEAEVPANPEVSYFVQFIRSCDRGIIRGPK, from the coding sequence ATGTCATCTCAGATACATCCAACAGCCATCGTATCCTCAAAGGCGGTGTTAGGCGAAGGTACCAGCGTGGGCCCTTTTGCCGTCATCGAGGATGATGTGATCATCGGGAAGGATTGTGTGATCGGGAGCAGTACCCTTATCGGTAACGGGGCCCGGCTGGGTGATCAGGTGAAGGTTCATCACGGAGCAGTGGTTTCTACCGCTCCTCAGGATCTGAAATACAAAGGAGAACCTACCATCCTGTCGGTAGGAGACCGGACGGTGATCAGGGAATTCTGTTCATTGAACCGGGGCACCGTTCATTCCAATAAGACCGTAATCGGGTCTGATTGCCTGTTAATGGCCTATGTGCATGTGGCTCATGACAGTGTGGTTGGAAATAAAGTTATCCTTGCAAATGGCGTTCAGGTGGCCGGACATGTGGAAATCCACGAACATGCCATCATCGGCGGAATGACACCGGTTCATCAGTTTACTAAGATTGGCGCTCATGCCATGATCGGGGGCGGATTCCGTGCAACCAAGGATGTTCCTCCTTACGTGCTGGCCGGAAGGGAACCCATGGTGGCGGAAGGACTGAATCTGATCGGACTGCGCCGGCGTGGTTTTTCACGCGAGACGATCGAATCACTGGACACCTGTTTTATGATACTCTACCGCAGGGGACTCAATGTCAGTGATGCGCTGAAAGCCATTGAAGCCGAGGTTCCTGCCAATCCTGAGGTATCTTATTTTGTGCAATTTATCCGCAGTTGTGACCGCGGAATAATCCGGGGACCAAAGTGA
- a CDS encoding lipoate--protein ligase family protein, translating into MSSIRWMEESGQTGLFNMGADAAAIESLISGLGEPVFRLYNWSPWCLSLGYHQKPDEVNFEALRAAGAMVVRRPTGGRAVFHANEITYSCIIPLGDHPPSYWYERLHEAIHLALLKQSVQTVRTTSSDEFRAIYQQYRSVPCFISSAQSELLLNGKKVVGSAQRQYGPVILQHGSIPVDHSHEAVIDYLNWTSPEEKASARAVLAKKATCLSEANPGFSIPVFYSDLRRLFGEVTGFKVESGDWKPEEHELIAQLSKKFRVNHEH; encoded by the coding sequence GTGAGCTCCATCCGATGGATGGAGGAATCGGGTCAAACAGGATTGTTCAATATGGGGGCCGATGCTGCTGCAATCGAGTCCCTGATCAGCGGATTGGGAGAACCCGTTTTCCGCCTTTATAACTGGTCCCCCTGGTGTCTGTCTCTTGGCTATCACCAAAAGCCGGATGAAGTCAATTTTGAGGCCCTCAGAGCCGCCGGGGCCATGGTAGTCAGACGCCCCACTGGCGGAAGAGCCGTGTTTCACGCCAATGAAATTACCTACAGCTGCATTATTCCGCTGGGTGACCACCCGCCGTCCTACTGGTACGAGCGTCTTCATGAAGCCATTCATCTGGCTCTCCTGAAACAGTCCGTTCAAACTGTGCGGACCACTTCATCGGATGAATTCCGTGCCATTTATCAGCAATACCGGAGTGTTCCCTGCTTCATTTCTTCTGCACAGAGTGAGTTGCTGCTGAACGGAAAAAAAGTGGTGGGCAGCGCCCAGCGGCAGTATGGTCCCGTGATACTGCAGCACGGATCGATTCCGGTAGATCACAGCCATGAAGCGGTGATTGATTATCTGAACTGGACTTCCCCCGAAGAAAAGGCATCAGCCAGGGCGGTGCTCGCAAAGAAAGCAACATGTCTTTCAGAGGCGAACCCCGGTTTTTCTATTCCGGTGTTTTATTCCGATCTTCGCAGGCTGTTCGGTGAAGTAACCGGTTTTAAGGTTGAGTCGGGGGACTGGAAACCGGAAGAGCACGAACTGATTGCTCAACTGTCAAAAAAATTCCGGGTGAACCATGAGCATTGA
- a CDS encoding ABC transporter permease, with protein MKVPFSYNWRNLWARKLTTGLTVTGISLVVFVFAAVLMLSEGIRDTMVATGSKDNLIIIRKGSTSDLLSVVMREQIDLVSTFPEMQKHADGSIMATADVVTMINLDKKGSGDMGNIYLRGMANPANNIRPQVKLVEGRWFRPGQAEAVVGNKVHDLFQGAEVGREIEIGSRKLLVVGILDAGKTGFASEIWTDADLILNEYNRANAFSTFTFHLGNQDDFEVIKTRLSSEKRLQDLEVKREQDYYLEQSQFMATFITALGLVVTIIFSFGAMIGAMITMYAAVSNRTTEIGTLRALGFKRRSILTAFLVEAVVLALIGCAVGLVLASGLQAVTFSTTNFGTFSELAFGFSMSTSTIISTFIFALVMGLVGGFLPAVRAARLNIVSALRAEG; from the coding sequence ATGAAAGTTCCATTCAGTTACAACTGGCGAAATCTATGGGCCCGAAAACTGACCACTGGTCTGACGGTTACCGGTATCTCACTGGTGGTATTTGTTTTTGCAGCCGTTCTGATGCTCTCGGAAGGAATCAGGGATACCATGGTGGCCACCGGTTCAAAAGACAATTTAATTATCATCAGAAAAGGGTCGACTTCTGACTTATTAAGTGTGGTCATGCGTGAACAGATCGACCTGGTTTCCACATTCCCGGAAATGCAGAAACATGCCGATGGCTCAATCATGGCAACCGCTGATGTGGTGACCATGATCAATCTGGATAAAAAGGGCAGCGGTGATATGGGTAACATCTACCTGAGGGGGATGGCAAACCCAGCCAACAACATTCGTCCACAGGTGAAGCTGGTTGAAGGTCGGTGGTTCCGGCCCGGGCAGGCAGAAGCAGTGGTGGGTAATAAAGTTCATGATCTGTTTCAGGGCGCCGAAGTTGGCAGGGAGATTGAAATCGGCAGCAGGAAACTGCTGGTTGTTGGAATTCTGGATGCCGGCAAAACCGGGTTTGCTTCTGAAATCTGGACCGATGCCGACCTGATTCTGAATGAATACAACCGGGCCAATGCCTTTTCAACCTTCACTTTCCATCTGGGAAATCAGGATGATTTCGAGGTGATTAAAACCCGGCTGAGTTCCGAGAAACGACTTCAGGATCTGGAGGTGAAACGTGAGCAGGATTATTACCTTGAACAATCCCAGTTCATGGCCACATTTATCACTGCTCTCGGACTGGTGGTTACCATCATATTCAGTTTTGGTGCCATGATCGGAGCCATGATCACCATGTATGCAGCGGTTTCTAACCGGACCACCGAAATCGGGACCCTGAGGGCACTGGGTTTTAAAAGAAGAAGCATCCTCACTGCATTTCTGGTGGAAGCTGTTGTTCTTGCCCTGATTGGCTGTGCTGTCGGGTTGGTTTTAGCGTCGGGACTTCAGGCTGTGACGTTCTCAACCACCAATTTCGGAACGTTTTCCGAATTGGCCTTCGGGTTCTCAATGAGTACTTCAACCATCATCAGCACGTTTATTTTTGCGCTGGTCATGGGTCTGGTAGGCGGATTTTTACCGGCCGTCAGAGCAGCCCGCCTGAATATTGTTTCCGCTTTACGGGCAGAGGGTTAA
- a CDS encoding efflux RND transporter periplasmic adaptor subunit, which produces MSDAQNTDLSFLKMNREAREPDQPKRRPLLVGGLAIAIVLIVVGLIWLLTGGETAGKTETGLAVLTTPAQENTLLTSSGYVVAQRKAAVASKGTGRLEELSVIEGDRVKQGQIIGRIESGDVEAAYDQASASVSISRATLSTAQVEKEEAILFQKRQAELFRTNLISKSEMELADFRLRRAEAAYLSAEASVQVSEANLKAASVAVENTRIRAPFDGVVLTKNANVGEVISPFGAAAGSRGAVVTIADMTSLEVEAEVSESSIQSIREGMNCEIMLDAYPSVRYNGFVNKVVPTADRAKATVLTKVRFRTLDEKVLPEMRAKVNFLNEKSVGDAKASVPKLTVPITAVTDRDGEKVVFVIANGIVDRRVVSTGEASGSRIEILSGVQAGERVILRPAETLKSGDQMATE; this is translated from the coding sequence ATGTCGGATGCCCAAAATACCGATCTGTCTTTTCTTAAAATGAACCGTGAGGCACGGGAGCCGGACCAACCCAAACGCCGGCCCCTGCTTGTGGGGGGATTGGCCATAGCCATTGTACTGATTGTGGTGGGTCTGATCTGGCTGCTGACGGGCGGTGAAACAGCCGGTAAAACCGAAACCGGACTGGCGGTTCTGACGACGCCGGCCCAGGAAAACACCCTTCTGACATCGAGCGGTTATGTGGTGGCCCAGCGGAAAGCAGCCGTTGCCAGCAAAGGAACCGGACGGCTGGAGGAATTATCGGTCATTGAAGGTGATCGTGTCAAACAGGGTCAGATTATAGGCCGGATCGAATCGGGAGATGTGGAGGCCGCTTATGATCAGGCGTCTGCCTCGGTTTCCATCAGCCGTGCCACCCTTTCCACTGCTCAGGTGGAAAAAGAAGAGGCCATTCTTTTTCAAAAACGTCAGGCTGAACTGTTTCGGACCAATCTGATCTCAAAAAGTGAAATGGAATTGGCCGATTTCCGGCTCCGCAGGGCTGAAGCGGCCTATCTTTCTGCGGAAGCATCTGTTCAGGTTTCAGAGGCAAATCTGAAAGCGGCCTCGGTTGCAGTCGAAAATACCCGTATCCGTGCTCCGTTCGACGGAGTGGTGCTGACCAAGAATGCAAATGTTGGCGAGGTGATTTCTCCGTTTGGTGCTGCTGCCGGTAGCCGTGGTGCCGTGGTGACCATCGCCGATATGACTTCTCTTGAAGTCGAGGCGGAAGTTTCAGAATCAAGCATTCAATCCATCCGCGAAGGAATGAATTGTGAAATCATGTTGGATGCTTATCCATCGGTCCGTTACAATGGTTTTGTGAACAAGGTGGTTCCCACCGCTGATCGTGCAAAGGCCACGGTCCTTACTAAGGTTCGGTTCAGAACGCTGGATGAAAAAGTGCTTCCGGAAATGCGGGCAAAAGTGAATTTTCTTAATGAAAAGTCGGTGGGGGATGCAAAGGCATCGGTTCCCAAGCTGACCGTTCCCATTACCGCCGTGACGGACCGTGACGGTGAAAAAGTGGTGTTTGTGATTGCGAATGGAATCGTCGATCGCCGTGTGGTTTCCACTGGTGAAGCATCCGGTTCCAGAATTGAAATCCTGTCGGGTGTTCAGGCCGGTGAACGGGTGATTCTCCGCCCCGCTGAGACACTGAAATCAGGTGATCAGATGGCAACCGAGTAA
- the surE gene encoding 5'/3'-nucleotidase SurE has product MNKPRVLVCNDDGINAPGIYALAQALKDHFNVTVVAPDKQMSAVGHAITIQSPLRVQEHRINGEFFGHAVNGTPADCVKLALRSIMKEKPDLIVSGINHGANTSTSIMYSGTVSAATEGTFMGIPSVAISLATFGIPDFGPAADFIPGFSKLVLKNQLPAGVLLNVNIPPVPKSEIAGIKVTRMGNAVWDDDYDRRKDPHNNTYYWLTGKMIMVDDADDQDEIAVLNNFISVTPIQFDLTSYQFLDELKKWHLSF; this is encoded by the coding sequence ATGAATAAACCACGGGTTCTGGTGTGCAATGATGATGGAATCAATGCACCGGGTATTTATGCACTAGCACAGGCGCTGAAAGATCATTTCAATGTAACAGTGGTCGCTCCTGATAAACAAATGTCGGCAGTGGGTCATGCCATCACCATTCAATCTCCCCTGAGAGTTCAGGAACACCGGATCAATGGTGAATTTTTCGGTCATGCGGTTAATGGCACACCGGCAGATTGCGTGAAACTTGCCCTGCGATCCATCATGAAGGAAAAACCCGATCTGATTGTGTCGGGTATTAATCACGGGGCTAATACATCGACTTCAATCATGTATTCCGGAACCGTGTCGGCTGCAACGGAAGGAACGTTTATGGGGATTCCTTCGGTGGCCATTTCCCTGGCAACATTCGGCATCCCCGATTTTGGTCCTGCCGCAGATTTTATTCCCGGGTTCAGTAAGCTGGTCCTGAAAAACCAATTACCGGCCGGCGTTCTCCTGAATGTGAACATTCCCCCGGTGCCAAAATCTGAAATCGCAGGAATCAAAGTCACCAGAATGGGGAATGCGGTCTGGGATGATGACTATGACCGCCGGAAGGATCCGCACAACAACACCTATTACTGGCTGACCGGAAAAATGATCATGGTGGATGATGCCGATGATCAGGATGAAATTGCTGTATTGAATAATTTTATTTCGGTAACCCCGATTCAATTCGATTTAACTTCTTATCAATTTCTGGATGAACTGAAAAAATGGCACCTTTCTTTTTAA
- a CDS encoding mechanosensitive ion channel: MAPFFLISGLNDIRQWISGYITDDVWADFSFLALALAAAGVLVLVVKLIFVVIERFITRETETTLDDKILTLISQSIDQIIFIIAFYLSFDEIRGHFSETTQSVLIGLSVTIFSYLVCRFLVKLFDIIMQWYVESIASKTETSVDEEFAPLVERLVKIVIYVGGVAFVLNYFQIDLTGLAIFAGAVSFAVGFASQDTLSNMIAGFVIMIDRPFRVGDRVRLVASGLVGDVIHIGLRSTKILNFENHTVIIPNAEIAKSQVINYSYPDPAARVKIDVIVASGTDLEKVKLLLETTAAAHPEIMKDPVPRCYFLEFQENGLLLTVISRVANYRDEFRVAEELRVQINEALRSAGVVVPYPQRVVHFQGKLPS; this comes from the coding sequence ATGGCACCTTTCTTTTTAATCTCGGGTCTGAATGACATCAGACAATGGATTTCCGGTTACATAACCGATGATGTCTGGGCCGATTTTTCCTTTCTGGCTCTTGCGCTGGCCGCTGCCGGTGTGCTGGTACTGGTGGTCAAACTGATTTTTGTGGTGATTGAGCGGTTTATCACCCGCGAAACCGAAACCACCCTTGACGACAAAATTCTTACCCTGATCAGCCAATCCATCGATCAGATCATTTTCATCATTGCCTTCTACCTGTCCTTCGATGAGATCAGGGGACATTTTTCTGAAACCACCCAAAGCGTGCTTATCGGTCTGTCGGTAACCATCTTCTCCTATCTCGTTTGCCGGTTCCTGGTGAAATTGTTCGATATTATCATGCAATGGTATGTGGAATCGATTGCTTCAAAAACCGAAACGTCGGTTGATGAGGAATTTGCTCCATTGGTGGAGCGACTTGTTAAAATCGTCATATACGTGGGCGGCGTGGCCTTCGTCCTGAATTATTTCCAGATTGATCTTACGGGTCTGGCCATTTTTGCCGGGGCTGTTTCATTTGCAGTCGGATTTGCCTCTCAGGATACCTTGTCGAACATGATTGCCGGATTTGTGATCATGATTGATCGTCCATTCCGGGTGGGAGACCGCGTACGGCTGGTGGCAAGTGGTCTGGTCGGGGATGTTATTCATATCGGGCTTCGGTCCACCAAGATTCTGAATTTTGAGAACCACACGGTTATTATTCCCAATGCAGAGATTGCAAAAAGTCAGGTGATCAATTACAGTTACCCAGATCCGGCTGCCCGGGTCAAGATTGATGTGATTGTGGCAAGCGGAACCGATCTGGAAAAGGTCAAGTTATTACTGGAAACCACCGCGGCTGCACATCCGGAAATTATGAAAGACCCGGTTCCGAGATGTTATTTTCTCGAGTTTCAGGAGAATGGGTTGTTGCTGACTGTAATCAGCCGGGTTGCTAACTACCGCGATGAATTCCGCGTGGCCGAAGAATTGCGTGTTCAGATCAATGAAGCACTCCGGTCGGCTGGTGTGGTCGTTCCCTATCCGCAGCGGGTGGTTCATTTTCAGGGAAAACTTCCTTCCTGA